GCGGTAAAGTTATTGTAAAAGGAACACTTAAAGGGACTGACGGCGACTCGATCGCTCAGTTTCAGCGCATTCCCCCCTTTCTCCCTCGACCGCTCCCTTTCTTCCGGAACGCGACCGCGTCTGCCCATCCCTCACCGCCCTGCCCGAATGTAACAGCTGTTACCGAGATGCATTTCACCCCGCGCTAACCGCAGCTTTACCTTCGGGTGCGACCGGGGAGCCTATGAATACTCAGAAGCCACTTATCACCTTTGGCCTCATGGCCTACAACGATTCGAAATTTTTAAGGGAAGCGCTTGCGGCCGCTTTCTCTCAAAGCTACGAGCCTCTGGAAATCATTCTTTCCGATGACTGTTCCACCGACGACACGTTGCAAATCATGGAGCAGGCGGCGGCCGAGTACCGCGGCCCCCATACGATCGTGCTGAACAGGAACGAGAGGAATGTCGGAGTCAGCAATCACATCAACAGGATCATGGAGATCTGCAGCGGCGAGATAATGGTCATAGCCGCCGCCGACGACATCTCGCTGCCGCACAGGGTGCAGCGAACGTACGAGGAGTTCGTGGCGTCAGGGGGGACGGCCTTCTCCATCCATTCCAGCTGCATTCTCATCGACGACAATGGTGAGACGATCGGCACTGCACAGGAGTACGAATCGTATGAGGCAGATCTCGAGACGGTCATCGAGGAAGGCACATGGCTGTATGGCTGCACTCATGCGTGGCACCGGGACATCTTCGACAAGTTCGGGCCACTCCGCGCCGACGTAAAGCGGGAGGATGAGGTGCTGCCATTCCGATCTCTCCTGCTCGGCACCATACGGTACATACGGGAACCGTTGGTGCTTTACCGCCTGCACGGCAGTAACCTTTCCAAGTGGAAGCGCACAGTCGTCTCCGATGGCGGAGAGCTGAATGACCTGATTTACGGGGAGTTCCACGAAAGGGTGGTGAACTTGAAATCGTACCTCGCGGATCTGGAAACCGGGGGACACCTCCTCGATCGACAAAGAATGGTTGCACTGCGGGAAAGGATTTTGAGGGAGATCGATTCACGCGAGGTGGAGATGACACTGAGGAAGGGTAGCCTGAAGGAGAAGGTGGAGATACTTCGCCAGCAGAATGCTGTGAAGTTCGACCCTGCCCTGACCGCGCGGGTGCTGTTGAGAATACTCTTTCCGGACCTGTACAAGCAGTACAGCTACCACAGGTACAAGAAATTCACCTCCAGCGAGGTGGAGATGCTCCCGGACGGCGGTCCTGCGCGCGGCACAGTTCCGCTGCAGCAGTAGCGGCCTCAAAACATTTTTGGGCGAGCCGCAGACATTTCTGGAGCGGCCTCGGACATTTCTGGAGCGGCCTCGGACATTTCTGGAACTGCGGAAACATTTTTGGAGCCGTAGGAAACATTTTTGGAGCCGTAGGAAACATTTTTGGAGCCGTAGGAAACATTTTTGGAGCCGTAGGAAACATTTTTGGAGCCGTAGGAAACATTTTTGGAGCCGTAGGAAACATTTTTGGAGCCGTAGGAAACATTTTTGGAGCCTCCGAAACATTTTTGGAAGAGCCTGAAACGTTTTTAAAGCAGCCTATCGCAAAGGACGATGGGCCAAATGGAGCGGATGATACAGCATTGTCAATTAATGACGTCACTCTTATTTTCGGTAACATCATAAGAGAGCAGCTGGTTCTGCACCGGCTCCCGCCATTCACCTTCGGCAGCAAGGAGTGCTATGTCATACAAGCGGATACTGCAGACCACCCTGATCATGGGGAGCTCGTCAGTATGTAATACGTTGCTTGGGATTGTACGCACCAAGATCCTCGCCCTCATCCTCGGCCCCTCCGGCATCGGCCTCGCCGGGATCTACACCACCGTCACCGGGCTTTTCAGCGCCGTCTGCGGGCTCGGCATCTGGGAGAGCGGCGTCAGGCAGATCGCCAACGCCGTCGGCTCCGGCGACGATGAGCTGGTTGGCCGCACCGTCCTTACCATCCGCCGGGCCACCCTCATCTGCGGAGCACTCGGATTTGTCGCCCTCGTTGCCTTCAGCGGCATCGTAAGCAAACTCACCTTCGGGCACGATGGCCACACCAGAGATCTCGCCCTCGTCTCCCTCACCATTCTCTTTGGTGCACTGGCCAGCGGACAGGCGGCGCTTATCCAGGGAATGCGCCGCATAGGGGACCTGGCGAAACTCGGGGTCCTCGGCTCCCTGCTCGGCACGGTCATCAGCATCCCCATCGTGTACGCCTTCGGGGAGCGCGGCATCCCCTATTTCCTCATCAGTGTCTCCGCCATGAGTATCCTGACCTCCTCGTGGTACGCGCGAAAAATCAGGACGGCGTCCGTCCGCGCCTCGTGGCTCGAGTCCCTCAGGGATGCGCACCCCCTCCTGAAGCTGGGGGTAGCACTTATGTCCGGTGCCCTCATGACGGCGGCGACCCAGTACATCCTGCGCGTCTTCATAGTAAGGGAACTGGGGCTCACTGCCGCCGGTGTCTATCAGGCCTCGACGACGCTGTCGCTGGTTTATGTGGGGATCATCCTCAACGCCATGCTCACCGACTTCTATCCCCGCCTTGCAGCGGCATCGGGAAACAATGTGGAGTGCGCGTCACTGGTCAACAAGCAGATCGAGGTCGGGC
The DNA window shown above is from Geomonas sp. RF6 and carries:
- a CDS encoding glycosyltransferase — its product is MNTQKPLITFGLMAYNDSKFLREALAAAFSQSYEPLEIILSDDCSTDDTLQIMEQAAAEYRGPHTIVLNRNERNVGVSNHINRIMEICSGEIMVIAAADDISLPHRVQRTYEEFVASGGTAFSIHSSCILIDDNGETIGTAQEYESYEADLETVIEEGTWLYGCTHAWHRDIFDKFGPLRADVKREDEVLPFRSLLLGTIRYIREPLVLYRLHGSNLSKWKRTVVSDGGELNDLIYGEFHERVVNLKSYLADLETGGHLLDRQRMVALRERILREIDSREVEMTLRKGSLKEKVEILRQQNAVKFDPALTARVLLRILFPDLYKQYSYHRYKKFTSSEVEMLPDGGPARGTVPLQQ
- a CDS encoding O-antigen translocase, coding for MSYKRILQTTLIMGSSSVCNTLLGIVRTKILALILGPSGIGLAGIYTTVTGLFSAVCGLGIWESGVRQIANAVGSGDDELVGRTVLTIRRATLICGALGFVALVAFSGIVSKLTFGHDGHTRDLALVSLTILFGALASGQAALIQGMRRIGDLAKLGVLGSLLGTVISIPIVYAFGERGIPYFLISVSAMSILTSSWYARKIRTASVRASWLESLRDAHPLLKLGVALMSGALMTAATQYILRVFIVRELGLTAAGVYQASTTLSLVYVGIILNAMLTDFYPRLAAASGNNVECASLVNKQIEVGLLLAVPGIVAIMTFAPWVIATFYSAKFLSAVDILRWQILGVMLQLVTWPMGFILRAKGNGKLFFLSELFANSSYLVLTWVGITFFGLPGLGGAYFGMNLTYLVLIFFIVRGYYAFGFTRESVRLLIMSCIALAGVFLLTAFLPKTASLIANSVVTLVVSGYSLKVLLSRAGEEMAPGLLLKIKSCFSP